From the genome of Deltaproteobacteria bacterium CG11_big_fil_rev_8_21_14_0_20_49_13, one region includes:
- a CDS encoding IS5/IS1182 family transposase — translation MIPIIPRKSNSRKPNPEFDSYLYKLRHLAENLFARL, via the coding sequence ATGATTCCGATTATTCCTCGCAAATCCAATAGCAGGAAACCAAATCCAGAATTCGATTCGTATCTATATAAACTGCGTCATTTGGCGGAAAATCTTTTTGCCAGACTTAA